A part of Rhinoderma darwinii isolate aRhiDar2 chromosome 1, aRhiDar2.hap1, whole genome shotgun sequence genomic DNA contains:
- the LOC142701943 gene encoding oocyte zinc finger protein XlCOF29-like, which produces MNLDVCSSRSSSSSCFLIFSSTTFLLLNDTRMDKDRNEMRRRILDFTLEIIYLLSGEEYTIVKKTSGDCTTPIIHESGGWSSSQSPITEPPPHSRIHEKKILELIYKMTELLTGEVTLLGMLVPIRCQDVTVYFSMEEWEYLEGHKDLYEEVMMENYRPRTSKDVCSTGSSRSSSFLIFSPTTFLLLNDPARMDKDRNEMSRRILDFTLEIIYLLSGEEYTIVKKTSGDCTTPIIHESGGWSSSQSPITEPPPHSRIHEKKILELIYKMTELLTGEVTLLVNSTVTALEVSG; this is translated from the exons acgtctgcagttctagatcctccagttcctcctgttttctcatcttctcctccacaacgttccttctcctgaatgacacaaggatggacaaggacaggaatgagatgcgcagaagaatattagacttcaccttggagatcatctacctgttgagcggagag gagtacacaatagtgaagaagacatcgggtgactgtacgactcccatcatccatgagtcaggaggatggagcagtagtcagagccccatcacagagcctccacctcactcccggatacatgagaagaagatcttagaactgatctacaagatgactgagctgctgactggagaggtgacactgctgggaatgctg gttcctataagatgtcaggatgtcactgtctatttctccatggaggagtgggagtatctagaaggacacaaggatctgtacgaggaggtcatgatggagaactaccggccgcgcacatcaaAAG acgtctgcagtactggaTCCTCcagatcctccagttttctcatcttctcccccACAACGTttcttctcctgaatgacccagcaaggatggacaaggacaggaatgagatgagcagaagaatattagacttcaccttggagatcatctacctgttgagcggagag gagtacacaatagtgaagaagacatcgggtgactgtacgactcccatcatccatgagtcaggaggatggagcagtagtcagagccccatcacagagcctccccctcactcccggatacatgagaagaagatcttagaactgatctacaagatgactgagctgctgactggagaggtgacactgctggtaaattctacagtaacagcactggaggtgtctgggtga
- the LOC142663934 gene encoding uncharacterized protein LOC142663934 — protein sequence MEEWEYLEGHKDLYEEVMMEKYRLRTSQDGSSRGNPPERCPSPLYSQDCPEEHHNVPENHQGEDMTNNKAEDEAEERVSGDQLCKSEVEEEIPGAVTTDGSSRRNPPEKCPSPLYSQDSPEENHNVPENHQGENLIDIKVEVKDESEEEMDLMTDQQYGSSRRNAPVRCTSPMYFQDLPKEHQGEDLIDIKVVVKDEAEEETDLMSDQHYGSSKRNRPEKCPSPLYSQDCQEENEALEERVRGDQRCKSEVEEEIPGGVTREISSKNSEGLFMLSPNYKVEDEDIMQQSTGENIITINVHPGLHSKELSYNSPNHEEPSPDQSQIVTTSTAQKGGKRFQCGKEFINRIGRYTRRTSYTREKPYSCSECGKCFSGKSNLVIHERIHTGEKPYSCSECGKSFTGKSNFVIHERIHTGEKPYSCSECGKSFTNKSYLVKHQRSHTGEKPYLCSECGKCFTGKSNLVTHQRIHTGEKRYSCSECGKCFTNKSHVDRHQRICTGEKPYSCSECGKCFTEKSNLVTHQRLHTGEKPYSCSECGKCFTNKSYLVKHQRNHTGQKPYSCSECGKCFKDKLSLARHQRTHTGDKPYSCSECGKCFTDKSHLVIHERNHTGDKPYSCSECGKCFTDKSILARHQRTHTGGKPYSCSECGKCFTNKSNLNRHQRIHTSRSICNAPDVGNVLLLKANFGVIREVTHEESHLYVL from the exons atggaggagtgggagtatctagaaggacacaaggatctgtacgaggaggtcatgatggagaaatACCGGctgcgcacatcacaag atggatccagtaggggaAATCCAcccgagagatgtcccagtcctctgtattcccaggactgtccagaggaacatcacaatgtcccagagaatcatcag ggagaAGATATGACTAATAATAAAGCAGAGGATGAAGCAGAAGAGCGTGTGAGTGGCGATCAActgtgtaagagtgaagtggaggaggaaattccaggagctgttaccacag atggatccagtagaagaaatccaccagagaaatgtcccagtcctctgtattcccaggacagtCCAgaagaaaatcacaatgtcccagagaatcatcag GGTGAAAATCTGATTGATATTAAGGTTGAGGTTAAAGATGAATCAGAAGAGGAGATGGATTTGATGACTGATCAGCAGT atggatccagtaggagaaatgcaCCAGTGAGATGTACCAGTCCTATGTATTTCCAGGATCTACCAAAGGAACATCAG GGTGAAGATCTGATTGATATTAAGGTTGTGGTAAAAGATGAAGCAGAAGAGGAGACGGATTTAATGTCTGATCAGCACT ATGGATCCAGTAAAAGAAATCGACCAGAGAAATGTcctagtcctctgtattcccaggactgtcaagAGGAAAATGAAGCACTAGAGGAGCGGGTCAGGGGCGATCAAcggtgtaagagtgaagtggaggaggaaattccaggaggtgttaccagag AAATTTCCAGTAAGAACTCTGAGGGACTCTTCATGTTATCAccaaattataaagtagaagatgaagatattaTGCAGCAGTCTACAGGAGAAAACATCATTACCattaatgtacatccaggacttcacagtaaaGAGCTATCATATAATTCCCCTAATCATGAGGAGccttctcctgaccaatcacagattgttacaacaagtacagctcagaaagggggtaaaaggtttcaatgtggtaaaGAGTTTATAAACCGCATCGGTCGTTATACACGGAGAACAAGTTACAcaagagagaagccatattcatgttcagagtgTGGGAAGTGCTTTTCAggaaaatcaaatcttgttatacatgagagaattcacacaggggagaaaccatattcatgttcagaatgtgggaaatcttTTACAGGAAAATCAAattttgttatacatgagagaattcacactggagagaaaccgtattcatgttcagaatgtgggaaaagttTTACAAATAAATCCTATCTCGTTAAACaccagagaagtcacacaggagagaagccgtatttatgttcagaatgtggaaagtgCTTTACAGGAAAATCAAACCTTGTCacacatcagagaattcacacaggagagaaacgatattcatgttcagaatgtgggaaatgttttacaaataaatcacatGTTGATAGACATCAGAGAATttgcacaggagagaagccatattcatgttcagaatgtggaaaatgttttacagaaaaatcaaACCTTGTCACACATCAGAGAttacacacaggagagaaaccatattcatgttcagaatgtgggaaatgttttacaaataaatcctATCTTGTTAAACACCAGAGAAATCACACAGgacagaaaccatattcatgttcagaatgtgggaaatgttttaaagaTAAATTAAGTCTCGCTAGACATCagagaactcacacaggagataagccgtattcatgttcagaatgtgggaaatgttttacagataaatcacatcttgttatacatgagagaaatcACACAGGAgataagccgtattcatgttcagaatgtgggaaatgttttacagataaatcaattcTTGCTAGACATCAGAGAACTCACACAGGagggaagccatattcatgttccgaatgtgggaaatgttttacaaataaatcaaatCTTAATagacatcagagaattcacacaagTAGAAGCATTTGTAACGCTCcggatgtgggaaatgttttattactaaaggCAAACTTTGGGGTCATCAGAGAAGTTACACACGAAGAAAGCCATTTATATGTATTATAA